A portion of the Lampris incognitus isolate fLamInc1 chromosome 9, fLamInc1.hap2, whole genome shotgun sequence genome contains these proteins:
- the LOC130117633 gene encoding zinc finger protein 510-like, whose translation MQALRVFLNERLTAAAEEIFGAVEKTIAEYKEEISRSKDLEINRLRMQLKLLKSVPRLDRCPGIQQQHTHNHHHHHHQQQPQQQHHNQSILPVPAADASEPQPCEEDGGSGVEQERPGSSSSSSSSQVKKEQQRTHREFWMSHDEEQLEELESDIKEFISSPSGLKGSLQDSVLPFHPFQNNGEEAKEKPYCCSVCEKRFSNCSHLAAHIRTHTGERPYRCEICRKTFITTSALNRHQTIHTEGKHFVCNYCGKSFKWMESLGRHMRSVHKRENMPA comes from the exons ATGCAGGCGCTGAGGGTTTTCCTCAACGAGAGGCTGACGGCGGCGGCCGAGGAGATCTTCGGCGCGGTGGAAAAGACAATAGCCGAGTACAAGGAGGAGATTTCCCGTTCAAAAGACCTGGAGATCAACCGTCTACGGATGCAGCTGAAGCTCCTCAAGTCAG TCCCCCGGCTGGATAGATGTCCCGGTATACAGCAGCAGCACACCcataaccaccaccaccaccaccatcagcagcagccacaacaacaacaccacaatCAATCAATCCTCCCTGTCCCTGCAGCGGATGCCTCCGAGCCGCAGCCCTGCGAGGAGGACGGGGGCTCCGGCGTGGAGCAGGAGCGTCCGGGGTCGTCGTCGTCCTCGTCGTCGTCGCAGGTCAAGAAGGAGCAGCAGAGGACGCACAGGGAATTCTGGATGAGTCACGACGAAGAGCAGCTCGAGGAGCTGGAGTCGGACATCAAGGAGTTCATCTCGTCGCCGTCGGGTCTGAAGGGCAGCCTGCAGGACTCGGTGCTGCCCTTTCACCCCTTCCAGAACAACGGCGAGGAAGCCAAGGAGAAGCCGTACTGCTGCTCCGTGTGCGAGAAGCGCTTCAGCAACTGCTCCCACCTCGCGGCCCACATCAGGACGCACACGGGGGAGAGGCCGTACAGGTGCGAGATCTGCAGGAAGACTTTCATCACGACCAGCGCCCTGAACCGCCACCAGACCATCCACACCGAGGGCAAGCACTTTGTGTGCAATTACTGTGGCAAGTCCTTCAAGTGGATGGAGTCCCTGGGCAGGCACATGAGAAGTGTGCATAAACGGGAAAACATGCCCGCCTGA